In Bordetella genomosp. 10, the genomic window GGAATCGAAGTCCGGACGGTATAGCCGCCGTCCGCCCGGGTGGCGGCCGCGTGCTCAAGGGGAGACGCGGCCGTTCATCCCAACCCCACGACAGCCCCGCCGGACGCCGCCTCGCCGCGCGGCTCCCGGGGAGCCTTTTTCATCGATCGTGGTCCCGACGCCGCAACAGCCGCCCGCGGCGTCTCCACGCCACCGCCCAGTCCAGGAGTGACCTGCATGTCTTCCACCTCACCGAACACGCCCTCGGCCCCGACCCGCTTCGGCCGGCTCAAGGGACCCCTGCTGTCCGCCGCGCTGGCCGCCGTGCTGGCCGTCGCCGGCGCGCCCGGCGCCCAGGCGCAAACGCAAGGCGGCACGCTGCGGGCCATCGTCCAGCCCGAGCCGCCGATGCTCATGCTGGGCCTGAACCAGCAGATCCCCACCCAGTACGTCGCGGGCAAGATCTACGAAAGCCTGCTGACCTGGTCGCCGGACCTCAAGCCGCAGCCCGGCCTGGCCCGCGCATGGCACGTTTCGGAAGACGGCAAGACCTATACCTTCGACCTGCAGCAAGGCGTGACCTGGCATGACGGCAAGCCCTTCAGCGCCGACGACGTCGTCTTCAGCATCGACAAGTTCCTGCGCGCCGTGCACCCGCGCGCCCGCGTGATCATCAACCAGTTCGTCGACTCGGTCACCGCCCTGGCGCCGGACAAGGTCGAGATCAAGCTGAAGACGCCCTTCGCGCCCTTCCTGAAGGCCTTCGTCAGCGACAACATGCCCATCGTGCCCAAGCACCTGTACGACGGCACCGACTACCTGAACAATCCCAACAACCAGCATCCCATCGGCACCGGTCCCTTCATGTTCAAGAGCTGGACCAAGGGTTCGGCCATCGAGCTGGTGCGCAATCCCAATTACTGGCAAAAGGGCAAGCCTTACCTGGACAGCATCGTCTTCAGCGTGATCCCGGACTCGGCCTCGCGCGCCGTGGCCTTCGAGCGGGGCGACGTGGACGTGCTGCGCAGCGGCGACGTCGACAACGTCGACATCAAGCGCCTGAAGGCCCTGCCCAACGTGAACTACACCACCAACGGCTGGGAAATGTTCTCGCAGCAGGCCTATATCCAGATGAACGAACGCAAGCCGCCGTTCGACAACGTCAAGGTGCGCCAGGCCGTCATGTACGCGCTGAACCGCAAGTTCATCGTCGACAACATCTTCTTCGGCCTGGGCAAGATCGCCACCGGCCCGATCTCGTCGAAGACGCCCTTCTATAGCGCCGACGTGACGCAATACCCGTACTACATCAAGAAGGCCCGCGCCCTGATCAAGGAATCGGGCGTGGACCTGTCGAAGACCCCGGTGAAGATCCTCGCCTATCCCTACGGCGCGGCCTGGGACCGGCTGGGCGAGTACACCCGCCAGGCCCTGCAGCAGATCGGCTTCACGGTGGACATGGAATCGGCCGACGCCGGCACGTGGTCCAAGCGCGTGTCCGATTTCGACTTCGACCTGACCTTCAGCTTCACCTCGCAGTACGGCGATCCGGCCCTGGGCGTGTCGCGCCTGTTCCTGACCCGCAACATCGTCAAGGGTTCGGCCTTCGTCAACAACGAGGGCTACAAGAACGCCGAGGCCGACGCGCTGTGGGACAAGGCCGCCACCTCGACCTCGGACGCGGAGCGCGCGCAGGCCTATGCCCAGGTGCAGAAGATCCTGGTGGACGAAGTCGCCAACGGCTACCTGTTCGAGATCGACAACCCCACGCTGTATCGCGCCAAGGTCCATAACCTGGTGACCACGGCCATCGGCCTGAACGACACCTTCGCCGACGTGTACATCGACAAATAAGCCGCTTGTCCGTCCGCAGGCGCCGCCATGGCCACGCTCGTCGCGGGCCATGGCGCCGCCCGTTTTCCTGCCTGACCGCTTTGGAGCCGACGCTTTGAAGACATTGTCGTATTTCGCCTCGCGGCTGAGTAAAGCCGTCATCGTCGTGCTCGGCGTGGTGATCCTGAATTTCCTGCTGATCCGCATGGCGCCCGGCGACCCCGCCGCCGTGCTGGCCGGCGAGGCCGGCGCCACCGACCCCGCCTACGTCCAGCAACTGCGCCGCGAGTTCGGCCTGGACCAGCCGCTCTACGTGCAGCTCGGCACCTATCTCAAGGGCATCGCCCACCTGGACCTGGGTTATTCGTACCGGGAGCGGGTGCCGGTGCTGAACCTCATCCTGGACCGCCTGCCGGCCACCCTGCTGCTGATGGTCTGCGCCTTCATCTTCTCGGTCGCGCTGGGGATGCTGGCCGGCGTCATCGCCGCGCGGGCCCGCTACGAAGGGCGCCGCCGCTGGGTGGACAGCACCATCATGAGCGGCGCCCTGCTGATCTACGCCACGCCGCAATTCTGGCTGGCCCTGCTGGCCGTGATCTTCTTTTCCCTGACGCTGGGCTGGCTGCCGCCCTTCGGCATGGAAACGGTCGCCTCCACGCTGACCGGTTGGGCCCGCGTCGGCGACATCGCGCAGCACCTGGTGCTGCCCACGGTCTCGCTGGGCTGCTTCTTCATGGCGATCTATGCGCGCCTGACCCGCGCCTCGATGCTGGAAGTCCTGGGCATGGATTTCATCAAGACCGCGCGCGCCAAGGGCGTGCCCGTGCAGCAGATCATCCGCCGCCATGCACTGCGCAACGCGCTGCTGCCGGTGATCACCTTCGCCGGCATCCAGTTGGGCCAGATGGCCGGCGGCGCCGTGCTAACCGAAACCGTGTTCGGCTGGCCCGGCATCGGCCGCCTGATGTTCGACGCGCTGGTCCAGCGCGACTACCAGTTGCTGCTGGGCGTGTTCCTGGTCACCTCGACCATGGTGGTGGTCTTCAACCTGATCACCGATCTGATCTACCGCTTCGTCGATCCCCGCATCCAGGGAAGCTGAGCCATGAAAGCCTTTCTCAAACGTTTCTGCGCCCACCGGGGCGCCACCGCGGGCGTCGTCATCCTGCTGGCCGTGATCCTGGTCGGCCTGCTCGCCCCCTTCTGGTTCGAGGAGTCGCCCTGGATGATGGTGGGCTCGCCCCTGCTCGCGCCCTTCAGCGACCCGTCCTTCCCGCTGGGCACCGACATGCTGGGCCGCGACATCGCCGCCGGCCTGGCCTACGGCGCCCGCGTGTCCCTGCTGATCGGCGTCATCTCCACCGCCGTCGCGGTGCTGATCGGCATCCTGGTGGGCGCGCTCGCCGGCTACTTCGGCGGCCGCCTGGACGACCTGCTGATGCGCCTGACGGAGTTCTTCCAGACCATTCCGCAACTGGCCATGGCCATGGTGCTGGTGGCGATCTTCAAGCCCAACCTGGTCTCCATCGTGGGCGCCATCGCCATCGTCTCCTGGCCGCCGGTGGCGCGCCTGGTGCGGTCGGAGTTCATGACGCTGCGCACCCGCGAGTTCGTGCAGGCGGCGGTCGTGATCGGCCAGCGGCCGCTGCGCATCATCCTCACGCAGATCCTGCCCAACGCGGCCTCGCCCATCATCGTCACCGCCTCGCTGATGACGGCCACCTCCATCCTCACCGAATCGGCCCTGTCCTTCATGGGCCTGGGCGACCGCAACCTGATGAGCTGGGGCTTCATGATCGGCGCGGCACGCACCATGCTGCGCGAAGCCCCGCTGATGAGCCTGTGGCCGGGCCTGGCCATCATGCTCACCGTGCTGGCCATCAACCTGATCGGCGAGGGCCTGAACGACGCCCTCAATCCGCAACTTCGCAAGCGTGGAGCCTGACCATGACCGACGCCACGCCCACC contains:
- a CDS encoding ABC transporter permease encodes the protein MKAFLKRFCAHRGATAGVVILLAVILVGLLAPFWFEESPWMMVGSPLLAPFSDPSFPLGTDMLGRDIAAGLAYGARVSLLIGVISTAVAVLIGILVGALAGYFGGRLDDLLMRLTEFFQTIPQLAMAMVLVAIFKPNLVSIVGAIAIVSWPPVARLVRSEFMTLRTREFVQAAVVIGQRPLRIILTQILPNAASPIIVTASLMTATSILTESALSFMGLGDRNLMSWGFMIGAARTMLREAPLMSLWPGLAIMLTVLAINLIGEGLNDALNPQLRKRGA
- a CDS encoding ABC transporter permease, with translation MKTLSYFASRLSKAVIVVLGVVILNFLLIRMAPGDPAAVLAGEAGATDPAYVQQLRREFGLDQPLYVQLGTYLKGIAHLDLGYSYRERVPVLNLILDRLPATLLLMVCAFIFSVALGMLAGVIAARARYEGRRRWVDSTIMSGALLIYATPQFWLALLAVIFFSLTLGWLPPFGMETVASTLTGWARVGDIAQHLVLPTVSLGCFFMAIYARLTRASMLEVLGMDFIKTARAKGVPVQQIIRRHALRNALLPVITFAGIQLGQMAGGAVLTETVFGWPGIGRLMFDALVQRDYQLLLGVFLVTSTMVVVFNLITDLIYRFVDPRIQGS
- a CDS encoding ABC transporter substrate-binding protein — protein: MSSTSPNTPSAPTRFGRLKGPLLSAALAAVLAVAGAPGAQAQTQGGTLRAIVQPEPPMLMLGLNQQIPTQYVAGKIYESLLTWSPDLKPQPGLARAWHVSEDGKTYTFDLQQGVTWHDGKPFSADDVVFSIDKFLRAVHPRARVIINQFVDSVTALAPDKVEIKLKTPFAPFLKAFVSDNMPIVPKHLYDGTDYLNNPNNQHPIGTGPFMFKSWTKGSAIELVRNPNYWQKGKPYLDSIVFSVIPDSASRAVAFERGDVDVLRSGDVDNVDIKRLKALPNVNYTTNGWEMFSQQAYIQMNERKPPFDNVKVRQAVMYALNRKFIVDNIFFGLGKIATGPISSKTPFYSADVTQYPYYIKKARALIKESGVDLSKTPVKILAYPYGAAWDRLGEYTRQALQQIGFTVDMESADAGTWSKRVSDFDFDLTFSFTSQYGDPALGVSRLFLTRNIVKGSAFVNNEGYKNAEADALWDKAATSTSDAERAQAYAQVQKILVDEVANGYLFEIDNPTLYRAKVHNLVTTAIGLNDTFADVYIDK